The Yersinia entomophaga nucleotide sequence GAATTCGATATTCTATCTATCGAACCGATGTTTGATGCTTTTATGGGACAACTGGCGCCGATGTTTGCCGGTACTGAAAAAGACACCACCGAAGAAAATTTACAGGCGCGCTGCCGTGGCGTGGTGCTGATGGCATTATCAAATAAACGCCGCAGCATTGTGCTGACTACTGGTAATAAAAGCGAAATGGCTGTCGGTTATGCCACGCTGTACGGTGATATGGCGGGTGGCTTTGACGTGCTGAAAGACGTACCTAAAACGCTGGTATTTAAGCTGTGCGAATATCGCAATACCGTTTCTTACGTGATCCCGCAGCGGGTTATCGATCGTCCGCCGTCCGCCGAACTGGCGCCGGATCAGTTAGATCAGGACAGCCTGCCGCCTTACGACATTCTCGATGCGATTCTGGAAGGCTACGTTGAACATGATAAGTCGGTAGCCGATTTGGTGGCTGAAGGCTTTGACGAGGCTATTGTGCGCAAGGTCATTCGTCTGGTAGATATTAACGAATATAAACGGCGTCAGTCGGCTGTTGGGCCGCGCATTACCGCTCGTAGTTTCGGCAAGGATAGACGCTATCCGATCACATCCGGCTTTGGCCGCAAAAATTGGTAAAACAGGAATTCGCCATCATGAAGAAAATTGACGCGATTATTAAACCGTTCAAACTGGATGACGTCCGCGAAGCTTTAGCTGAAGTGGGCATTACCGGGATGACGGTTACCGAAGTGAAAGGCTTCGGTCGCCAGAAAGGCCATACCGAGCTGTACCGCGGGGCTGAGTATATGGTGGATTTTTTACCTAAGGTTAAAATCGAAATTGTCGTTGCGGATGATATCGTGGATACCTGCGTAGAAGCCATTATGCAAACGGCTCAAACCGGCAAGATCGGCGACGGTAAGATTTTTGTGTTTGATGTCGCGCGCGTGGTACGTATTCGTACCGGTGAGCAGGATGAAGAAGCTATCTAACTGATACTAAATCGAAAACATTAAAATCAGGTCGTATCATCGAAAAGAACCCCATTTATGGGGTTCTTTTTTTACCACTAATTGAATGCTAATCGACGTTGCGAGTAGCTTGCTGACGATTGTCTGGCATTTATCCGCTGTGCACTGAGTTTTCCATCAGACCGGAACGACGAACAATCCAAGCCAATAGAACAGGTTAAGCAAGATACCCGCCAGAATCACTGCAACGACAGGCGCTGCAATTTTCATTACCGGGCGGCCAATAGCTTCATTCAGGAAGTACAACGCTGTGGTAATAGTGAAACCGGTATAGCCAGCCATTTTGATAGAAGCAAAAATAGCGCCGATCAGTAACGCATATTCCATCAACAGATTCATAGCGTTACGGATATTATCCGAAGCGTTACGCACTGAGGGGAAGCGGCCAAGCCATTTACCTATAGTGCGCAGTAACAGCACTTCTAGCGAGATCACGACTGCACCTACCAACGCCGCCAACAGCGGGTTCGGAATCAGGTAACCGACTACAAAGACGAAGGTGAAACCGGCTACCGCATACACGCCGGTCGCGAGCGCAGTGGTGGCAATCAGTGGCACAAAGCCCAAGCCACGCATAAATTCGGCCAATGAAGCCTGATGAACCAGTGACAGTGACTCTTCCGGCGTAATCCCCGGCGCATAGGCTTTCGCCAGCGTATAAATCGACACTTCGCTGCCGGCAAACAGTTTCATACTGGCGACGGCGGAAATCAGCCCACCGACGATGGCCAATAGCGGCAGGTTCTTGATTATCCTCTGGGTTCGCTCCTCAAATACGGAATGTCCTCCACCACCGCCGAGGTGGGTTTTGGCGCGAAGATCCTGAGCAATAGCTATGCCGATGAGCAATACCATGCCGACGAAGATTTCGATGGATTCAGGGAACAAGCCGGTGAAACGAGTGATAACCAAGCGGGTCATCAGCACGATAATTGCTGAAATTACAGCAGTTTTCCAGCCAAACTGGTAGAAAATAGCGACCAGTGGGAACAGCGCAAAAGCAGAAATAACTGGGCTGCTCAGTT carries:
- the glnB gene encoding nitrogen regulatory protein P-II; its protein translation is MKKIDAIIKPFKLDDVREALAEVGITGMTVTEVKGFGRQKGHTELYRGAEYMVDFLPKVKIEIVVADDIVDTCVEAIMQTAQTGKIGDGKIFVFDVARVVRIRTGEQDEEAI
- a CDS encoding YhfT family protein, with protein sequence MDYIHIIVVALLTGMTALLSHRSVAVFHDGIRPILPQLVEGNMSRREAGSIAFGLSVGFIASVGISFTLSTGLLNSWLLFLPTDIIGVLAINSYLAFALGAAWGILALTSLPAVNTALTSLPVNFIGSLGELSSPVISAFALFPLVAIFYQFGWKTAVISAIIVLMTRLVITRFTGLFPESIEIFVGMVLLIGIAIAQDLRAKTHLGGGGGHSVFEERTQRIIKNLPLLAIVGGLISAVASMKLFAGSEVSIYTLAKAYAPGITPEESLSLVHQASLAEFMRGLGFVPLIATTALATGVYAVAGFTFVFVVGYLIPNPLLAALVGAVVISLEVLLLRTIGKWLGRFPSVRNASDNIRNAMNLLMEYALLIGAIFASIKMAGYTGFTITTALYFLNEAIGRPVMKIAAPVVAVILAGILLNLFYWLGLFVVPV